The following are encoded together in the Penicillium digitatum chromosome 3, complete sequence genome:
- a CDS encoding Serine/threonine-protein kinase ppk23, with product MSSRWANDDPETEAIIAQQKRDKEQKRRAKAEKQRLEDASKAQARDAKATGEPGPPKKRRRLSNDPNTHPDDAEVAKIEKEQKNQSTLLRFPAGEWGPCRHVDNFERLNHIEEGSYGWVSRAKDISTGEIVALKKLKLENSPDGFPVTGLREIQTLLEARHQNVVYLREVVMGNKMDDVFLVMDFHEHDLKALLDEMREPFLPSEIKTILLQVVGGLEFLHSQWIMHRDLKTSNLLMNNRGELKIADFGMARYFGDPPPKMTQLVVTLWYRAPELLLGADKYGTEIDMWSIGCIFGELLTKEPLLQGKNEVDQVSKIFALTGPPNSETWPGFRLLPNAKSLRLPSTSAPSSAGSPPLLPRSRFPYLTNAGLGLMSGLLALNPASRPTARQCLDHKYFKEDPRPKPREMFPTFPSKAGMEKRRRHHTPEAPKRGQEAPELDFAGVFGGAPGGDTGEAGAGFALRLG from the exons ATGTCATCCAGATGGGCAAATGACGACCCAGAAACAGAAGCAATTATCGCGCAACAGAAACGCGAcaaagaacaaaaaagacGCGCTAAAGCGGAGAAACAGCGACTAGAAGATGCCAGCAAAGCTCAAGCTCGGGATGCGAAAGCCACTGGCGAGCCAGGCCCCCCGAAAAAGCGACGAAGACTGTCCAACGACCCCAATACCCACCCAGACGATGCCGAAGTGGCGAAGATCGAGAAGGAACAGAAAAACCAGTCCACCCTACTACGCTTTCCAGCTGGAGAATGGGGGCCCTGCAGGCATGTGGACAACTTTGAGAGACTGAACCACATTGAGGAGGGGTCATATGGATGGGTTTCACGCGCCAAGGACATTTCGACGGGTGAAATTGTCGCGCTGAAGAAGCTTAAGCTGGAGAACTCGCCGGACGGGTTCCCAGTCACTGGGCTCCGTGAAATCCAAACCCTTCTGGAGGCACGACATCAAAATGTCGTTTACCTGCGGGAAGTAGTGATGGGCAATAAAATGGACGA TGTATTCCTAGTGATGGATTTCCACGAACACGACCTCAAAGCCCTACTCGACGAGATGCGTGAGCCCTTCCTTCCTTCAGAAATCAAGACAATCTTGCTGCAGGTAGTCGGAGGACTCGAATTCCTACACTCACAGTGGATCATGCACCGCGACCTCAAGACCTCCAACCTATTAATGAACAATCGTGGCGAACTTAAGATCGCCGACTTTGGCATGGCCCGCTACTTCGGCGATCCACCTCCCAAGATGACACAGCTCGTTGTGACACTCTGGTACCGAGCGCCGGAGCTGCTGCTTGGCGCCGACAAGTACGGCACGGAGATCGACATGTGGAGCATTGGCTGTATCTTTGGCGAGCTGCTCACCAAAGAGCCTCTCTTGCAGGGCAAGAATGAAGTCGACCAGGTCTCCAAGATTTTCGCCTTGACCGGGCCACCGAATTCCGAAACATGGCCTGGATTCCGTCTATTGCCCAATGCCAAGTCCTTGCGGCTCCCGTCGACGTCGGCACCTTCTTCGGCCGGCAGCCCGCCTCTACTGCCTCGCTCCCGATTTCCTTATCTGACCAATGCTGGTCTGGGTCTCATGTCAGGTTTGCTGGCGTTGAATCCGGCTTCCCGTCCTACGGCAAGACAGTGCCTCGATCACAAATATTTCAAGGAAGATCCGCGGCCCAAACCCCGAGAGATGTTCCCTACATTTCCTTCTAAGGCCGGCATGGAGAAACGGAGACGTCACCACACGCCTGAAGCTCCCAAACGGGGCCAGGAAGCACCGGAGCTGGACTTTGCGGGTGTTTTTGGAGGTGCTCCAGGTGGAGATACTGGTGAAGCAGGGGCTGGATTTGCTCTTCGATTAGGATAA
- a CDS encoding Putative Glutathione S-transferase, which produces MASIKLFTDPSLPCPQRVHLAIHELGIAVKIREISLKAEEHKSAEFLEMNPFGALPCLKDYSFDPPFVLYESRAIARYLALQYGKGRLMPSASNLRATALFEQAASTELTSFDPAANRLVFEELFKPRFFADGDGSVDKTLIENLRSRLLVVLNILDQILGHHSYMAGEDYSLVDLFYVPYMHHLTTSVWPSALENRPHLKLWWENMKLRPSYIEITRRSLLGLG; this is translated from the exons ATGGCATCAATCAAACTGTTCACAGATCCTAGTCTTCCCTGCCCACAAAGAGTCCATCTGGCCATCCATGAACTGGGGATTGCCGTCAAAATTCGAGAAATTTCACTCAAGGCAGAGGAGCATAAG AGTGCTGAATTCCTGGAAATGAACCCCTTCGGGGCATTGCCATGCCTGAAAGACTATTCCTTTGACCCACCTTTTGTGCTATATGAATCTCGGGCTATTGCGAGGTATCTTGCTCTACAATACGGAAAAGGTCGTCTCATGCCAAGTGCATCGAATTTGCGGGCTACAGCACTCTTCGAGCAAGCAGCAAGCACCGAATTGACGTCCTTTGACCCTGCCGCAAACCGCCTAGTTTTTGAGGAATTGTTCAAACC GAGGTTCTTTGCCGATGGTGATGGTTCTGTCGACAAAACGTTGATAGAGAATTTGAGATCTCGACTACTTGTCGTGCTCAATATCCTAGACCAGATTTTGGGTCACCATAGCTATATGGCCGGAGAA GATTATTCCCTAGTGGACCTATTCTATGTGCCCTACATGCACCATTTAACTACCTCGGTTTGGCCTTCGGCTCTTGAGAACCGACCTCATTTGAAGTTGTGGTGGGAAAATATGAAGCTCCGCCCTAGTTACATAGAAATTACCCGACGTTCACTTTTGGGTCTGGGGTAG
- a CDS encoding Superoxide dismutase, copper/zinc binding produces MIEPFQTTFSVPMTCEGCVKSISNSLHSLEGIKKVEANLKEQLVLVEGTAPPSSIVTAIQSTGRDAILRGSGTTNSSAVCILETHSTSVTNNIRGLARMVQVSPNMTLVDLTINGLSPGKYWTTIRQAGDISRGAESTGGIWESLKTKVLGDDATAPANECRGILGTVDVDNKGKGNVFLDRPVAIWELIGRSMVVSKGTEGPFKREDEDTLVGVIARSAGVWDNDKMVCSCSGKNVWQERQEQVILGMA; encoded by the exons ATGATCGAACCATTCCAG ACGACCTTCTCGGTCCCAATGACCTGCGAAGGCTGCGTGAAGTCTATCTCTAACTCTCTACACAGCCTGGAAG GAATTAAAAAGGTTGAAGCAAACCTCAAAGAACAGCTAGTCCTCGTTGAAGGCACCGCTCCTCCTAGCTCCATCGTAACTGCGATCCAAAGCACCGGCCGCGATGCCATCCTCCGCGGCAGTGGCACTACAAACA GTTCTGCTGTCTGCATTCTCGAAACACACTCCACGAGCGTCACAAACAATATCCGTGGGCTTGCGCGCATGGTCCAGGTCTCCCCGAACATGACCCTCGTTGACCTGACAATCAACGGTCTGTCGCCGGGCAAGTACTGGACAACTATTCGTCAAGCAGGAGATATCTCCCGGGGCGCCGAGTCGACCGGTGGTATCTGGGAGTCTCTGAAGACCAAGGTGCTTGGCGATGATGCCACCGCCCCTGCCAATGAGTGCCGAGGCATTCTCGGTACAGTTGATGTTGACAACAAAGGCAAGGGCAATGTGTTCTTAGACCGGCCTGTGGCAATCTGGGAGCTCATTGGTCGGAGTATGGTTGTTTCGAAGGGAACGGAGGGTCCTTTCAAGCGCGAGGATGAAGATACTCTTGTCGGTGTCATTGCGCGTAGTGCGGGTGTGTGGGATAATGATAAGATGGTTTGCTCGTGCTCGGGCAAGAATGTCTGGCAGGAGAGACAGGAGCAGGTTATATTGGGTATGGCTTGA
- a CDS encoding Purine-cytosine permease, which translates to MSPNFTHSSGDLEKAPQVNNTSDLHSNEIFDHSSDGAVPGESFEYGDSLYAKIQRIAGKFNIEQRGVERVPDSERTDSSYLNIGSMWLAANMVVSSFAIGVLGKSAFDLGFVDAILVCLFFNLLGVMTVCFFSCFGPPFGLRQMVLSRFWFGWWPVRFIAILNVIACVGWSAANAIVGAQLLNAVNSQVPGYAGILIITFCTLFVTFAGYKVVHAYEFWSWIPTTIVFIIVLGTFAHSGDFINIPMGVGKSEMGSCLSFGSTVYGFATGWTSYAADYTVYQPKTQSRRLVFFSAWLGLIVPLIFTQFLGIAIMSATAMGDGVHNKYAEGYLASGNGGLIAAVLEPLGGFGKFCLVILALSIIANNCPNIYSVGLTLQVLSRATQRVPRFIWTSLASCVALAIAIPGYSHFETVLENFMNLIGYWLAIYSGIALTDHFVFRRGFNGYRPEDYDCPDKLPMGISASVAFACGIAGAVVGMSQSWWMGPIAKHAGDPEFGGDVGFELGFAFSSVAYCILRPIELRMIGR; encoded by the exons ATGTCCCCCAATTTCACCCACAGCTCTGGGGACCTGGAAAAGGCCCCCCAGGtgaacaatacctccgacTTGCATAGCAATGAGATATTCGATCACTCCAGTGATGGTGCCGTGCCCGGCGAGAGCTTTGAATACGGTGATTCGTTGTACGCCAAGATTCAGCGTATAGCCGGCAAGTTCAACATCGAGCAGCGAGGTGTCGAGCGAGTTCCAGATTCTGAGCGGACCGATTCGTCCTATCTTAACATTGGTAGCATG TGGTTGGCCGCAAACATGGTCGTCAGCTCCTTCGCTATTGGAGTTCTTGGAAAGTCTGCATTCGATTTGGGCTTTGTTGATGCCATTTTGGTctgtctctttttcaacCTCCTTGGTGTTATGACCGTGTGCTTCTTCTCGTGCTTTGGTCCCCCCTTTGGGCTGCGCCAGATGGTGCTTTCACGATTCTGGTTTGGATGGTGGCCTGTCAGATTCA TCGCCATTCTTAACGTCATCGCTTGTGTTGGTTGGTCTGCTGCCAATGCCATTGTCGGGGCCCAGCTCCTCAACGCGGTGAACAGTCAAGTCCCCGGATACGCCGGTATCCTTATCATCACGTTCTGCACGCTCTTCGTTACCTTTGCTGGGTACAAGGTCGTTCACGCATATGAGTTTTGGAGTTGGATCCCCACCACCATTGTGTTTATCATTGTGCTCGGCACATTCGCCCACTCCGGCGATTTCATTAACATTCCAATGGGAGTCGGAAAATCCGAAATGGGTTCCTGTCTATCCTTTGGATCCACTGTCTATGGTTTCGCAACTGGCTGGACCAGCTACGCTGCTGACTACACCGTATACCAGCCAAAGACCCAGAGCCGTCGCCTGGTCTTCTTTTCTGCCTGGCTTGGTCTGATCGTCCCCCTGATCTTCACTCAATTCCTCGGCATCGCCATCATGTCCGCGACGGCTATGGGTGACGGAGTGCACAACAAGTACGCCGAGGGCTACCTAGCCTCCGGCAACGGCGGCCTGATCGCAGCCGTGCTGGAGCCTCTCGGCGGCTTCGGCAAATTTTGCCTCGTCATCCTGGCCCTGTCTATTATCGCCAACAACTGCCCCAACATCTACTCCGTCGGTTTGACCTTGCAGGTGCTGAGCCGGGCTACGCAGCGCGTGCCACGATTTATCTGGACTTCCCTCGCCTCGTGTGTCGCCCTTGCCATTGCCATCCCGGGTTACAGCCACTTCGAAACTGTTCTCGAGAACTTTATGAACCTCATCGGCTACTGGTTGGCCATCTACTCCGGTATTGCGCTCACTGACCACTTCGTTTTCCGTCGTGGATTCAACGGCTATCGTCCAGAGGACTACGACTGTCCCGATAAGCTGCCCATGGGAATCTCCGCATCTGTTGCATTTGCTTGCGGCATTGCCGGTGCTGTTGTGGGCATGAGCCAATCGTGGTGGATGGGGCCTATCGCCAAGCATGCTGGAGACCCAGAATTTGGTGGCGACGTCGGATTTGAGTTGGGCTTTGCCTTCTCCTCCGTGGCCTACTGCATATTGCGACCTATCGAGCTTCGTATGATTGGTCGATAA
- a CDS encoding S-adenosyl-L-methionine-dependent methyltransferase: protein MTTKQPVSFDAIIQADRQKKKHEDLANQLLGKNRRSSAPGSGSGAGKKAQNKAQSVKPGSLASRIGVAKRSVSATVQPNKNKPAPTTNNNRTRGKASKKDRVNADQLRAAFQSENGLGNARPGNFSQNSRLSGGSNMAIKGASGPFFVVGRNFAPGTTAADIQSALEPVTGPMLSCQIVASQPSVVAEFAYAEKTAAELVVANFHNQRADGRILTMTLKSTRAATHQDPFSALRAQADQERLRAHRGPGYVSDLLGENRGNSQTGFYSDEMMVDAPARNTQKNQNPRKWRR from the exons ATGACGACCAAACAACCCGTCTCGTTCGACGCCATCATTCAGGCTG ACCGTCAGAAGAAAAAGCACGAGGATCTGGCAAATCAACTCCTCGGAAAGAACCGCAGATCAAGCGCGCCAGGCTCGGGCTCTGGTGCCGGCAAGAAAGCGCAGAACAAAGCACAGAGTGTGAAGCCTGGAAGCTTAGCAAGCAGGATTGGAGTAGCTAAG CGCTCCGTGTCAGCGACCGTGCAACCCAACAAGAACAAGCCTGCGCCTACTACGAACAACAACCGGACGCGCGGCAAAGCCAGCAAGAAGGATCGCGTAAATGCGGATCAGCTCCGGGCAGCTTTCCAATCCGAGAATGGCCTAGGGAACGCCCGGCCAGGCAACTTCTCACAGAATAGCCGTCTCTCCGGTGGCAGCAACATGGCCATCAAGGGTGCCTCGGGCCCATTCTTTGTCGTCGGAAGGAACTTTGCGCCAGGGACAACAGCTGCCGACATCCAATCTGCTCTAGAGCCAGTAACAGGACCTATGCTCAGCTGCCAGATAGTAGCAAGCCAACCGAGTGTTGTGGCGGAATTCGCATATGCGGAGAAGACGGCTGCAGAGCTGGTGGTTGCCAATTTTCACAACCAGAGG GCTGACGGGAGAATTCTCACAATGACTCTTAAATCGACGAGGGCTGCAACTCACCAAGATCCCTTTAGCGCACTCCGGGCACAAGCTGATCAGGAACGACTCCGAGCCCATCGTGGCCCAGGCTATGTGAGCGACTTGCTAGGCGAGAACCGGGGAAACTCGCAGACTGGCTTCTACAGTGATGAAATGATGGTCGATGCGCCGGCGCGGAACACCCAGAAGAACCAGAATCCACGGAAATGGCGTCGTTAA
- a CDS encoding Eukaryotic translation initiation factor 3 subunit G: protein MSPTGNRADWADDEDFDDPSVLPPQEVIANKDGTKTVISYRYNDDNKKVKVTRRIKTTIVREHVNPQVAERRKWDKFGLEKGHAAGPSFDTTSVGENIVFRPSVNWKANAKEAEKEGGEKGSMKDQLKDKKVKCRICSGEHFTARCPFKDTMAPVEEGTAAAGGAEAEDDAGGLGAGKSSYVPPHMRKGGAGGGEKMGGRFEKDDLATLRVTNVSELAEENELRDLFERFGRVTRVFLARDRETQRAKGFAFISYADRGDAALACEKVDGFGYRHLILRVEFAKRTT, encoded by the exons ATGTCTCCAACCGGGAA CCGCGCCGACTGGGCTGACGACGAAGATTTCGATGACCCCTCCGTTCTCCCGCCGCAAGAAGTGATCGCGAACAAAGACGGCACCAAGACCGTCATTTCCTACCGTTACAACGACGACAACAAGAAAGTGAAGGTCACCCGCCGAATTAAGACCACCATTGTTCGCGAACATGTCAACCCCCAGGTCGCCGAACGCCGCAAATGGGACAAGTTCGGTCTCGAGAAGGGCCACGCCGCCGGTCCCTCGTTCGACACCACCTCCGTCGGCGAGAACATCGTCTTCCGTCCCAGCGTTAACTGGAAGGCTAACGCTAAGGAGGCTGAGAAGGAGGGCGGCGAGAAGGGCAGCATGAAGGACCAGTTGAAGGACAAGAAGGTCAAGTGTCGTATTTGCAGTGGAGAGCATTTCACGGCCCGTTGTCCCTTCAAGGACACTATGGCCCCCGTCGAAGAAGGCACTGCTGCTGCTGGTGGCGCCGAGGCGGAGGACGATGCAGGTGGTCTTGGTGCTGGAAAGTCTAGCTACGTTCCTCCTCACATGCGGAAGGGCGGTGCTGGTGGCGGCGAGAAGATGGGTGGTCGCTTCGAGAAGGACGATTTGGCGACTCTGAGAGTTACAAAC GTCAGCGAGTTGGCAGAGGAAAACGAGTTGCGGGATCTCTTCGAGCGTTTCGGTCGTGTCACCAGAGTCTTCCTTGCACGGGATCGGGAAACCCAGAGAGCCAAGGGCTTTGCTTTCATCAGCTATGCGGATCGTGGCGACGCAGCACTTGCTTGCGAGAAGGTGGATGGCT TCGGTTACCGCCACCTTATTCTCCGCGTCGAGTTCGCCAAGCGCACTacttaa
- a CDS encoding NDT80 / PhoG like DNA-binding family protein yields the protein MADYQRVPALQPPTGMPSGMQSSGHALNSIPALMGRNNAYALQRGIGNLGMPSGAMNDLSRSHGYSGTPRALDGGMDRSQSHLYQQPIVESSQRSQPQVEAPPFDDTTILHTVVAEFGGQYQTVKPEVQAKMGRGPFPAEGKWTCYRRNYFAVTCGFGLHPWPPTAPLYIRYPDQTLEPIRGFSMAIAAIVNGQYGETRELVQHTPKRDKQSERKPGRVVLQPAPPPSFTATSSGNGTLSGFTLGSQSMDYNPSFAGTPQPCQPPTSHVFERIQFQKATANNGKRRAQQQYYNLVVELYAEVAGSAPGETEWIQIARRHSHPLVVRGRSPGHYKDGRRGSTGSTGPDGTGGDSTYGVLPHGLGQPGRSHILMYDTSHRNSLSYGRSDHRKMNVADHSPLSDSPLISSSSSSGFEYSMIDTMDPMDTIKSDLYLKSDSYQDHPYPGVPSHHHHRQSSTGGYDPVYSTSYGRYDPIQNSHSLCT from the exons ATGGCAGACTACCAACGGGTGCCAGCGCT TCAGCCGCCAACTGGCATGCCATCCGGTATGCAAAGTTCAGGGCATGCCTTGAACTCCATTCCAGCACTCATGGGTCGCAATAATGCCTACGCGTTACAGCGCGGAATCGGAAATCTTGGTATGCCCTCGGGGGCAATGAATGATCTCTCCCGTAGCCATGGGTATTCCGGCACTCCTCGTGCGTTAGATGGCGGGATGGATCGATCTCAGAGTCATCTGTATCAGCAACCGATAGTGGAGTCCTCACAACGCTCACAGCCCCAGGTTGAGGCTCCGCCTTTTGACGATACGACTATTCTTCATACTGTGGTTGCCGAGTTTGGGGGTCAATATCAAACAGTGAAACCAGAGGTCCAAGCAAAAATGGGTCGAGGGCCCTTTCCAGCTGAGGGCAAGTGGACTTGCTATCGCCGCAACTACTTTGCCGTGACCTGCGGCTTTGGTCTTCATCCTTGGCCTCCCACTGCTCCCCTATACATCCGCTATCCTGACCAAACCTTGGAACCAATCCGTGGGTTTTCAATGGCGATTGCTGCCATCGTGAATGGTCAATATGGAGAAACCCGAGAACTTGTTCAACACACCCCAAAGCGGGACAAGCAATCGGAACGCAAACCCGGTCGTGTCGTTCTTCAGCCTGCACCTCCACCTTCCTTCACAGCAACCTCTTCTGGGAACGGAACTCTTTCTGGATTTACCCTTGGCTCACAATCCATGGACTATAACCCTTCCTTCGCAGGGACCCCGCAACCGTGCCAGCCCCCAACCTCCCACGTATTCGAACGCATCCAATTCCAAAAAGCGACCGCTAACAACGGCAAGCGCCGCGCCCAGCAACAGTATTACAATCTGGTCGTCGAACTGTACGCTGAGGTTGCGGGCTCGGCTCCAGGTGAAACCGAATGGATCCAAATCGCCCGGCGCCACTCCCACCCCCTGGTCGTCCGCGGGCGGTCGCCCGGGCACTACAAGGACGGACGCCGTGGCAGTACGGGCAGTACGGGTCCGGATGGGACTGGCGGAGACAGCACCTACGGTGTCCTTCCCCATGGGCTGGGCCAACCGGGCCGTTCACACATACTCATGTACGACACATCTCATCGAAACAGTCTGTCTTACGGCCGATCCGATCACCGCAAAATGAATGTTGCCGACCACTCTCCGCTCAGTGACAGCCCTCtcatctcctcttcctcttcctctggATTTGAGTACTCCATGATCGACACCATGGACCCCATGGATACGATCAAGTCTGACCTTTACCTCAAATCCGATTCCTACCAGGATCACCCCTATCCAGGGGTTCCCAgtcaccaccaccaccgccagtCTAGTACTGGTGGATACGATCCCGTTTATTCCACATCTTATGGTCGTTACGATCCTATCCAGAACTCGCATAGTCTCTGCACTTAG